One region of Triticum aestivum cultivar Chinese Spring chromosome 6B, IWGSC CS RefSeq v2.1, whole genome shotgun sequence genomic DNA includes:
- the LOC123134026 gene encoding GDSL esterase/lipase At2g27360-like: protein MGSRRFSSGVSTVILAISVVALLNTDVALCGCSYKRIFAFGDSLIDTGNLLYSVGNRASPIKELPYGMTFFKHPTGRITDGRVVVDFYTEAFGLPLLPPSIPEEATGQFPTGANFAVGGAIALPLEYYKTKYNFTMNAPSNLDRQLASFKKILARIAPGNGATRSLLNESLVLMGEIGGNDYNFWFSDRRRPRETPEKYLPDVVARIGAAVQEVINLGARTIVVPGNFPIGCLPAYLGAHQSNVKADYDELHCLKWYNEFSQKHNQVLRQEIARLWSQNPGVKVVYADYYGAAMQFVQKPQAYGIADPLVACCNGNGPYHTGGACNNQTKLWGSPDRFASWDGLHMTEKAYKIVSDGVLDGPFADTPLRHTC from the exons ATGGGGAGTCGCAGGTTCTCCTCCGGCGTGTCCACTGTCATCCTCGCCATCTCCGTCGTGGCGCTTCTCAACACCGACGTGGCGCTGTGCGGCTGCAGCTACAAGCGTATCTTCGCGTTCGGTGACTCCCTCATCGACACCGGCAACTTGTTATACTCCGTCGGCAACAGGGCGTCGCCAATCAAGGAGCTCCCCTACGGCATGACCTTCTTCAAGCACCCCACCGGCCGCATCACCGACGGCCGTGTCGTCGTCGACTTCTACa CGGAGGCGTTCGGTCTGCCGCTGCTGCCGCCGAGCATCCCGGAGGAGGCGACCGGGCAGTTCCCCACCGGCGCCAACTTCGCCGTGGGGGGCGCCATCGCACTTCCACTGGAGTACTACAAGACCAAATACAACTTCACGATGAACGCGCCTTCCAACCTCGACCGGCAGCTCGCGTCCTTCAAGAAGATCCTTGCGCGCATCGCTCCCGGGAACG GCGCCACGAGGTCTCTCCTCAACGAGTCCCTGGTGCTGATGGGCGAGATCGGCGGGAACGACTACAACTTCTGGTTCAGTGACCGCCGGAGACCCCGTGAAACGCCGGAGAAGTACCTGCCCGACGTGGTCGCCCGCATCGGCGCCGCCGTGCAGGAGGTGATCAACCTCGGCGCCAGGACGATCGTCGTCCCTGGCAACTTCCCCATCGGGTGCTTGCCGGCGTACCTGGGCGCCCACCAGAGCAACGTCAAGGCTGACTACGACGAGCTCCACTGCCTCAAGTGGTATAACGAATTCTCCCAGAAGCACAACCAGGTGCTGCGGCAGGAGATCGCGCGGCTCTGGTCGCAGAACCCTGGCGTCAAGGTCGTCTACGCTGACTACTACGGCGCCGCCATGCAGTTCGTCCAAAAGCCGCAGGCGTACGGCATCGCCGACCCGCTCGTGGCGTGCTGCAACGGCAATGGGCCGTACCACACCGGCGGGGCGTGCAACAACCAGACGAAACTCTGGGGCAGCCCCGACCGCTTCGCCAGCTGGGACGGCCTGCACATGACGGAGAAGGCGTACAAGATTGTCTCCGACGGGGTGCTGGACGGGCCATTCGCCGACACACCGCTGCGCCATACTTGCTAG